One stretch of Limnohabitans sp. DNA includes these proteins:
- the soxX gene encoding sulfur oxidation c-type cytochrome SoxX: protein MNKKTSLVLASLAAALVAAGCASGPSVAELNALTDKIVKASFRDESHVKIERLTATDETNRVCSEADVAGKPLDEKTAKRIEEANLKAIKWPSDGQFIGDWKQGEAIAQSGRGLTWTDSATAVNGGNCYNCHQMDKKEISYGTLGPSLYNYGKIRGVSNPSDPASKAIVEYTWGKIWNAKAYNACSNMPRAGHMGILNETQVRHIVGLLLDPKSPVNQ from the coding sequence ATGAACAAAAAGACTTCACTCGTACTGGCCAGCTTGGCTGCCGCTTTGGTGGCTGCAGGTTGCGCATCCGGCCCTTCCGTGGCCGAGCTCAATGCCTTGACGGACAAGATCGTCAAGGCTTCTTTTCGTGACGAGAGTCACGTCAAGATCGAACGCCTCACCGCCACTGACGAAACCAACCGTGTTTGCAGCGAAGCCGATGTGGCCGGCAAGCCACTGGACGAAAAAACCGCCAAGCGCATCGAAGAAGCCAACCTCAAAGCCATCAAGTGGCCCTCAGACGGCCAATTCATCGGTGACTGGAAGCAGGGCGAAGCCATTGCCCAAAGCGGTCGTGGTCTGACCTGGACCGATTCCGCGACGGCCGTCAATGGTGGCAATTGCTACAACTGTCATCAGATGGACAAGAAAGAAATTTCTTACGGCACACTGGGACCTAGTCTGTACAACTACGGCAAGATCCGTGGTGTTTCCAACCCGAGCGATCCGGCCAGCAAGGCCATCGTGGAATACACCTGGGGCAAGATCTGGAACGCCAAGGCCTACAACGCCTGCTCCAATATGCCCCGCGCTGGGCACATGGGCATCTTGAACGAAACACAGGTTCGCCACATCGTGGGTTTGCTGCTTGACCCCAAGTCGCCTGTGAACCAGTAA
- the soxZ gene encoding thiosulfate oxidation carrier complex protein SoxZ produces MADPMRIRAQSSGDKATIRVLMAHEMETGQRKDASGKTVPAWFIQEVTAKLNGKDVFSAEWGPAVSKNPFLQFTVKGAKAGDKIAVTWKDNRGDTRTDEATVS; encoded by the coding sequence ATGGCAGATCCAATGCGCATTCGTGCTCAGTCTTCCGGTGACAAAGCAACCATTCGTGTTCTGATGGCCCACGAAATGGAAACCGGTCAGCGCAAAGACGCTTCCGGCAAGACCGTGCCCGCCTGGTTCATCCAGGAAGTCACAGCCAAGCTCAACGGCAAGGACGTTTTTTCCGCCGAGTGGGGCCCTGCTGTGTCGAAAAACCCCTTCCTGCAATTCACTGTCAAAGGCGCCAAAGCCGGTGACAAAATTGCTGTGACCTGGAAAGACAACCGGGGCGATACCCGCACCGACGAAGCCACCGTTTCGTGA
- the soxY gene encoding thiosulfate oxidation carrier protein SoxY: protein MQNRRETLKQSVVVAGILASAGFPQFAQAAVNKAAFEAKTVQEAARAAGAKSMAESKDVTIIGPDIAENGAVVPLGASTTLTGVKHLLIMVEKNPSALVAMFNVTDAVEANFSTRAKMGQSSDVYAVAIMNDGKALWAKKEVKVTLGGCGG from the coding sequence ATGCAAAACCGTCGCGAGACACTCAAGCAAAGCGTTGTTGTGGCTGGCATCTTGGCCTCTGCGGGCTTCCCTCAGTTCGCTCAAGCTGCAGTCAACAAAGCTGCATTCGAAGCCAAAACAGTGCAAGAAGCTGCCCGTGCTGCGGGTGCCAAAAGCATGGCTGAAAGCAAGGACGTGACCATCATCGGTCCGGACATTGCCGAAAACGGTGCGGTCGTGCCTTTGGGTGCCAGCACCACCCTGACCGGCGTCAAGCACTTGCTGATCATGGTCGAAAAGAACCCCTCCGCACTGGTTGCCATGTTCAATGTGACCGATGCCGTTGAAGCCAACTTCTCGACCCGCGCCAAGATGGGCCAGTCTTCCGATGTCTACGCTGTGGCCATCATGAACGACGGCAAAGCCTTGTGGGCCAAAAAAGAAGTCAAGGTCACTTTGGGCGGTTGCGGCGGTTAA
- a CDS encoding translocation/assembly module TamB domain-containing protein translates to MNSGQKPSPEQASSVKRSSWPLQSRRWLGTWSLRGPSALLGSMILMVLAWALWAWTGSEGSLDTTLKWVNRALPAHQTLKANEVQGNLRQGGRIGQLQWHTPLLQAHTKDAHIALNWSLLWRQPWPVESLQLQSLVIRDQRPVQVLAPWVNLDWPLPLQMSLKVGHFEWQGSQSVTLSNVQAQYAYDGRDHNLQVPSLTLAQGQYQLQARLQGAAPMALQVDVTGQVNAPTPGSQAHLALALSASAQGTLSGPQAQLAVTARLSPTPEQQATPAGTKAPHLSLQADVMPWQQPVIVQAHGQWQALDLAPLWPQAPQTHLNGHAQLQPDGSGWSLMGELSNLQAGAWDQHRLPLDHLTLQARHQEGYWQIQASQARLAGGQLQAQAQQSPAGWTGQMTLSGIVPNQLHTALTGAAIQGQVQAQNIDAGRIRFDAQLQAPASPANSVKTRASGSSPGGFHFEHLRLAGQWHQKVWQIDTLNLKVRQATLAGQFQFSALPFSLQGQGSLQLPGLNAQAVGHLAPFNGQGKLDLDVQDATQTQAWLQQVPAWAPWLKPLQASGKGQLQAEWQGGFSQAATPLKLSVQWPRLAWPTARQDPWVLESGQLHMAGTPLSWQAQWQSLLGQGQASSRLQAQWGASRPDLHSQQWSGLLDRFDLQAIGKPSQAPWRLQLHKAMAVQAQLGSPTLALAWSESSWQLQGPTPGSSRLQLDAGHWSAASLGQKAHARVSASWEDLPFNWLQSVWGTHVESDVLLHGKLLFEQNKDRTLTAQIRRSRGDLRFQTTPSGGPLTAAGLREANLSVRLHSEQLQADLLWDSEHMGQAQAQVFSSLSPAPKGWQWPDHAPLRGTVKVRLPKISAWSVLAPPGWRVQGNLDAQFDLAGTRSQPLWQGRLQADQLAVRSAVQGVAFDQGQLHARLQGQEMVLDRLSLRGAGPLGGEFLASGLVQLPDPSSALSLKNAHPLHAAKLNLQMEAKSLRVSNRADRRLVMSGQVTARMQAGQMQVRGQLKADQALFFLPDENTPSLGEDVLIVRPAKDTHPIASANPNTAPADSWLGIPDVRVLLDLGSDFRLQGKGLTTRLSGQVTLLSNTATQGLPRLNGEVRTVGGRYKAYGQDLNIQTGVLRFNGVYDNPGLEIIALRPHLPQSVGVQVSGTALLPRIRLYADPDMPDAEKLAWLVLGRSAASGGAESAVLQQAAMVLLSGNGKTLGSELASNLGLDEISVATSTRGGATGTALTLGKRLSQDFYLAYETSLSGTFGGLLIFYDLTQRLTLRAQAGEQSALDLIFRVRRD, encoded by the coding sequence ATGAACTCTGGACAAAAGCCTTCCCCCGAGCAAGCCTCATCTGTCAAGCGTTCGTCCTGGCCTTTGCAGTCTCGGCGTTGGCTTGGCACCTGGTCACTGCGCGGCCCATCTGCCTTGCTGGGGTCCATGATCTTGATGGTTTTGGCCTGGGCATTGTGGGCATGGACTGGCTCAGAAGGCTCATTGGACACCACGTTGAAGTGGGTCAACCGGGCGTTGCCTGCACACCAAACACTGAAAGCCAACGAAGTGCAAGGCAACTTGCGCCAAGGTGGTCGCATCGGTCAACTGCAATGGCACACCCCACTGCTGCAAGCACACACCAAGGATGCCCACATCGCACTGAACTGGTCGCTGCTGTGGCGACAACCCTGGCCCGTTGAAAGTCTTCAACTCCAGTCTCTGGTCATCCGCGACCAACGGCCCGTCCAAGTGCTCGCTCCCTGGGTGAACCTCGATTGGCCCTTGCCCTTGCAAATGTCCCTGAAAGTCGGCCATTTCGAGTGGCAAGGGTCTCAGTCGGTGACGCTGTCCAACGTCCAGGCGCAGTACGCCTACGATGGCCGTGATCACAACTTGCAAGTGCCCAGCTTGACCCTGGCTCAAGGGCAATACCAGCTTCAGGCCCGCTTGCAAGGGGCGGCCCCCATGGCCCTTCAAGTCGATGTCACTGGACAGGTCAACGCGCCCACGCCGGGCAGCCAAGCGCATCTGGCACTGGCCCTGAGCGCATCTGCACAAGGCACGCTTTCGGGACCTCAAGCACAACTGGCCGTGACCGCCCGACTGTCGCCAACACCTGAACAACAAGCAACACCTGCGGGAACCAAAGCCCCGCACCTGAGCTTGCAAGCCGATGTGATGCCGTGGCAGCAACCCGTCATTGTGCAGGCGCATGGTCAATGGCAAGCTTTGGATCTGGCACCCTTATGGCCCCAGGCCCCTCAGACCCACTTGAATGGCCATGCTCAACTTCAACCCGATGGATCGGGCTGGTCGTTGATGGGCGAGCTCAGCAATCTGCAAGCCGGCGCTTGGGACCAGCATCGCCTGCCGCTGGACCACTTGACGCTGCAAGCACGTCACCAAGAGGGTTACTGGCAAATTCAAGCCTCGCAAGCACGATTGGCAGGAGGTCAATTGCAGGCCCAGGCACAACAAAGCCCCGCAGGTTGGACGGGGCAGATGACGTTGTCTGGCATCGTGCCCAATCAATTGCACACAGCACTCACGGGCGCGGCCATACAAGGCCAGGTGCAGGCACAAAACATCGACGCAGGACGCATCCGGTTTGATGCTCAACTGCAGGCCCCAGCGTCACCTGCCAATTCGGTCAAGACAAGGGCCAGCGGCAGCTCGCCTGGGGGCTTTCATTTCGAACACCTTCGGCTGGCAGGACAATGGCACCAAAAGGTCTGGCAAATTGACACCCTCAACCTGAAAGTCAGGCAAGCCACTCTGGCAGGCCAATTCCAGTTTTCAGCGCTGCCCTTTTCGCTGCAAGGTCAGGGGTCGCTGCAATTGCCGGGGCTCAACGCGCAGGCCGTGGGGCATCTGGCCCCATTCAACGGTCAGGGTAAGCTGGACTTGGATGTGCAAGATGCCACCCAGACACAGGCCTGGCTTCAACAAGTCCCTGCTTGGGCACCCTGGCTCAAGCCCCTTCAAGCCTCTGGCAAGGGGCAACTCCAGGCCGAATGGCAAGGCGGCTTTTCTCAAGCAGCGACACCTCTCAAGCTGAGCGTCCAGTGGCCACGCTTGGCCTGGCCCACGGCTCGACAAGACCCTTGGGTCCTGGAGAGTGGCCAGCTGCACATGGCTGGCACCCCCCTGTCCTGGCAAGCCCAATGGCAGAGTCTCCTGGGTCAAGGCCAAGCTTCATCCCGCTTGCAGGCACAGTGGGGGGCGAGCCGACCCGATCTGCACAGCCAACAATGGAGTGGTCTGCTGGACCGTTTTGATCTTCAAGCCATCGGCAAGCCATCACAGGCCCCATGGCGCTTGCAACTGCACAAAGCGATGGCTGTGCAGGCACAGCTGGGGTCACCGACTTTGGCACTGGCCTGGTCCGAGTCCAGCTGGCAGTTGCAAGGCCCCACACCAGGCAGCAGCCGACTGCAGTTGGATGCAGGCCACTGGAGCGCTGCAAGCCTCGGTCAAAAAGCCCATGCACGTGTGTCAGCCAGTTGGGAGGACTTGCCTTTCAACTGGCTACAAAGTGTCTGGGGTACCCATGTCGAAAGTGACGTTTTGCTGCATGGCAAGCTGCTATTCGAGCAAAACAAAGACAGAACCCTGACGGCCCAAATCCGCCGCAGCAGAGGTGACCTGCGTTTCCAAACCACACCATCCGGGGGACCACTCACGGCGGCGGGCTTGCGCGAGGCCAACCTCTCGGTGCGGCTTCACAGCGAACAACTACAGGCCGATTTGCTGTGGGACAGTGAACACATGGGCCAAGCACAGGCCCAAGTATTCAGCAGCTTGAGCCCTGCACCAAAAGGCTGGCAATGGCCAGACCATGCACCCTTGCGTGGCACCGTCAAAGTCCGACTTCCCAAAATCAGTGCTTGGTCCGTGCTGGCCCCACCTGGCTGGCGGGTCCAAGGCAACCTGGATGCTCAATTTGACTTGGCCGGAACACGAAGCCAACCCCTGTGGCAAGGCCGTCTGCAAGCCGACCAGTTGGCCGTTCGCTCTGCCGTGCAGGGTGTGGCATTCGATCAAGGCCAATTGCATGCCCGACTCCAGGGCCAAGAAATGGTGCTCGATCGCTTGTCCTTGCGTGGTGCAGGCCCGCTGGGTGGCGAGTTCTTGGCCAGCGGCCTTGTTCAATTGCCCGATCCTTCCAGCGCGCTGTCCCTCAAAAACGCCCACCCCTTGCATGCGGCCAAACTGAATCTGCAAATGGAAGCCAAATCCTTGCGTGTAAGCAATCGAGCAGACCGCCGACTGGTCATGTCGGGGCAAGTCACTGCCCGCATGCAAGCCGGGCAGATGCAAGTCAGAGGGCAACTCAAGGCCGATCAAGCCTTGTTTTTTTTGCCCGACGAGAACACACCCAGTTTGGGCGAAGATGTGCTGATCGTCAGGCCCGCAAAAGACACGCACCCCATTGCCTCCGCGAACCCCAACACGGCTCCTGCTGACTCGTGGCTGGGCATACCCGACGTGCGTGTCCTGCTTGATCTGGGGTCTGACTTTCGACTGCAAGGCAAAGGCTTGACCACCCGACTCAGTGGTCAAGTCACACTCTTGAGCAACACTGCCACCCAAGGATTGCCACGCCTGAACGGTGAAGTACGCACAGTGGGAGGACGCTACAAAGCCTATGGGCAAGACCTGAATATCCAGACCGGAGTCTTGCGCTTCAATGGTGTCTATGACAACCCCGGACTGGAGATCATTGCCCTGCGTCCACACTTGCCGCAAAGTGTAGGCGTGCAGGTTTCTGGCACGGCCTTGCTGCCCCGCATTCGCCTGTATGCCGACCCCGACATGCCCGATGCCGAAAAATTGGCCTGGTTGGTGTTGGGCCGATCAGCTGCCAGCGGTGGTGCCGAATCGGCTGTACTGCAACAGGCCGCCATGGTTTTGCTCAGCGGCAACGGCAAAACCCTCGGCAGTGAACTGGCCAGCAATCTGGGACTCGATGAAATCAGTGTGGCCACCAGCACCCGAGGTGGCGCCACAGGTACAGCTTTAACGCTGGGCAAGCGCTTGTCGCAGGACTTTTACCTCGCCTACGAGACCAGTCTGAGTGGCACTTTCGGCGGCCTGCTTATTTTTTACGACTTGACCCAACGGCTGACACTTCGTGCTCAAGCCGGCGAGCAAAGTGCACTGGATTTGATCTTTCGGGTGCGGCGGGACTGA
- a CDS encoding MBL fold metallo-hydrolase, which produces MKRRQLLWASAALGGAALWPEARLLAQQAQDFIEGPPVADIPAQKLSPHVWMIYSPDGFPTPENRGMMANVIFVVTTAGVVVIDSGASLQIGQMAIRMIRQVTDKPVVAMFNSHYHGDHWLGNHAFAKTYGDKLPIYALPSTIEKLKGAEGNLWRSLMERWTNQSTLGTQVVVPNTPVQHGQAIQIGDLTFRMHHYGTAHTPSDLCVEVVQDKVTAVGDIAMTNRIANMDDGSYPGTFKYYKALQAATGDQLWVPGHGHARPDLLKTYGEFMAGIWEPCLKAVEDGKSETEAKAAVLKDPRVAARAKTMQGFDGNIGKYVSLAYLEAEKIAF; this is translated from the coding sequence ATGAAAAGAAGACAACTGTTGTGGGCCAGCGCTGCCCTCGGCGGCGCAGCCCTGTGGCCCGAGGCCCGTTTGCTCGCGCAGCAAGCGCAAGACTTCATCGAAGGTCCGCCCGTGGCCGACATTCCGGCGCAAAAGCTGTCACCCCATGTGTGGATGATTTATTCCCCCGACGGATTTCCCACCCCTGAAAACCGGGGCATGATGGCCAACGTCATTTTTGTGGTCACCACAGCCGGGGTGGTGGTGATCGATTCGGGGGCTTCGCTGCAAATCGGCCAGATGGCCATCCGCATGATCCGCCAGGTGACCGACAAACCCGTGGTGGCCATGTTCAACAGCCATTACCACGGTGACCATTGGCTGGGCAACCATGCCTTTGCCAAGACCTATGGCGACAAGTTGCCCATTTACGCACTGCCCAGCACCATTGAAAAACTCAAAGGCGCAGAAGGCAACCTGTGGCGCAGCCTGATGGAGCGCTGGACCAATCAGTCCACATTGGGCACCCAAGTGGTGGTGCCCAACACGCCCGTGCAGCATGGCCAAGCGATTCAGATCGGCGATCTGACATTTCGCATGCACCACTACGGCACGGCGCACACGCCATCGGACCTGTGTGTCGAGGTGGTGCAAGACAAGGTGACGGCAGTGGGCGACATCGCCATGACCAACCGCATCGCCAACATGGACGATGGCTCCTATCCCGGTACCTTTAAATATTACAAAGCCCTGCAGGCCGCCACGGGCGATCAGCTCTGGGTGCCCGGTCATGGCCATGCACGCCCAGACCTGCTCAAGACCTATGGTGAATTCATGGCGGGCATCTGGGAGCCCTGCCTCAAAGCGGTGGAAGACGGAAAGTCTGAAACCGAGGCCAAAGCCGCCGTGCTGAAAGACCCGCGTGTGGCCGCAAGGGCCAAAACCATGCAAGGCTTTGACGGCAACATTGGCAAATATGTGAGCCTGGCCTACCTTGAGGCAGAAAAAATCGCCTTTTAA
- the soxB gene encoding thiosulfohydrolase SoxB produces MNLSKREFIQVMGAGTMAGMSMGAYAQSSAATAANGLYDIPKFGNVSFLHMTDCHAQLKPIYFREPSINLGVGAMQGNLPHLVGEHLLQVAKIRPGTAEAHALTFLDFEKAAKRFGKVGGFAHLATLVKRMKASRPGALLLDGGDTWQGSGTSLWTNGQDMVDACKLLGVDVMTGHWEFTLGMERVKEIVEKDFAGKVDFVAQNVKTNDFGDPVFKPYVIREINGVPCAIIGQAFPYTPIANPRYMVADWAFGIQDENMQAMVTEARGKGAQVVVVISHNGMDVDLKMASRVGGIDAIMGGHTHDGMPVASIVSNKGGKTIVTNAGSNSKFLGVLDFEVKDKKVTDFRYKLLPVFSNMLPADKEMDALITKIRAPYEAKLSEKLAVTDGLLYRRGNFNGTGDQLLIDALLDVQGADIAFSPGFRWGTTLLPGQAITREWLLDMTATTYSYATVTEMTGETIKTVLEDVADNLFNPDPYYQQGGDMVRVGGLTYNCNPVAKAGQRIGDMRLKGQLIDAGKKYKVAGWAPVAEEARNQGNKQVWEVVETWLKAQGGRIKPRQLNTPKIMGALPNKGYAV; encoded by the coding sequence ATGAATCTTTCCAAACGCGAATTTATCCAAGTCATGGGCGCTGGCACGATGGCCGGCATGAGCATGGGCGCTTATGCCCAGTCCAGCGCGGCCACCGCCGCCAATGGCTTGTATGACATCCCCAAGTTCGGCAATGTGTCTTTCCTGCACATGACCGATTGCCATGCGCAGCTCAAGCCGATTTATTTCCGCGAGCCCAGCATCAACTTAGGGGTTGGTGCCATGCAGGGCAACCTGCCGCATTTGGTGGGCGAGCATTTGCTGCAAGTCGCCAAGATCAGACCCGGCACAGCAGAAGCGCATGCCCTGACCTTTTTGGACTTTGAAAAGGCAGCCAAGCGCTTCGGCAAGGTCGGTGGCTTTGCCCACTTGGCCACGCTCGTCAAGCGCATGAAGGCCAGCCGCCCTGGAGCTTTGTTGCTCGACGGGGGCGACACCTGGCAGGGCTCAGGCACCAGCTTGTGGACCAACGGTCAGGACATGGTCGACGCTTGCAAACTGCTGGGCGTGGACGTGATGACCGGTCACTGGGAATTCACCCTGGGCATGGAGCGCGTCAAGGAAATTGTTGAGAAAGACTTTGCAGGCAAGGTCGACTTTGTGGCGCAAAACGTCAAGACCAACGACTTTGGCGACCCGGTGTTCAAGCCCTATGTGATCCGTGAAATCAATGGTGTGCCTTGCGCCATCATTGGCCAAGCCTTCCCGTACACACCGATTGCCAACCCGCGTTACATGGTGGCCGATTGGGCATTCGGCATTCAAGACGAAAACATGCAGGCCATGGTGACTGAGGCCCGTGGCAAAGGCGCACAGGTGGTGGTGGTCATCAGCCACAACGGCATGGACGTGGATCTCAAGATGGCCAGCCGTGTCGGCGGCATTGACGCCATCATGGGCGGCCACACGCACGATGGCATGCCGGTCGCCTCCATTGTGTCCAATAAAGGCGGCAAGACCATCGTCACCAATGCGGGCTCGAACAGCAAGTTCCTGGGCGTGCTCGACTTCGAAGTCAAAGACAAGAAAGTCACCGACTTTCGCTACAAGCTGCTGCCTGTGTTCTCGAACATGCTGCCCGCCGACAAAGAGATGGACGCATTGATCACCAAGATCCGCGCGCCTTACGAAGCCAAGCTGTCCGAAAAGCTGGCCGTGACCGACGGCTTGCTGTACCGCCGTGGCAACTTCAACGGCACGGGTGACCAGTTGTTGATCGACGCGCTGCTGGACGTGCAGGGCGCAGACATCGCGTTCTCACCGGGCTTTCGCTGGGGTACCACGCTCTTGCCGGGGCAAGCCATCACGCGCGAATGGCTGCTCGACATGACCGCCACCACTTATTCCTACGCCACGGTGACCGAGATGACGGGCGAGACCATCAAGACCGTGCTCGAAGACGTGGCCGACAACCTGTTCAACCCCGACCCCTATTACCAGCAAGGCGGCGACATGGTGCGTGTGGGCGGACTGACGTACAACTGCAACCCGGTGGCCAAGGCAGGCCAACGCATTGGCGATATGCGCCTGAAAGGCCAGCTCATCGATGCAGGCAAAAAGTACAAGGTCGCTGGCTGGGCTCCTGTGGCCGAGGAAGCCCGCAACCAAGGCAACAAGCAGGTCTGGGAAGTGGTCGAGACCTGGCTCAAAGCGCAAGGCGGTCGCATCAAGCCACGCCAACTCAACACGCCCAAAATCATGGGCGCATTGCCCAACAAGGGCTACGCCGTTTGA
- the soxA gene encoding sulfur oxidation c-type cytochrome SoxA, whose product MNKASTLAMAAALVLSALPALAQKTASQGIDEYRAMLQDGNPAELFEAKGEDLWKKARGPKNATLEKCDLGKGPGVFKGAFVELPRFFADTQKMQDLESRLVTCMETLQGFNAAEISKTAFGRGEMANVTALATWIAAESKGQKFNLSQSHAQEKTFYEVGKRLFFQRGGTHDFSCASCHGEEGKRIRLQDLPILTKNPGDGVGFAAWPAYRVSNGQMWSMQLRLNDCYRQQRFPYPGFASDATIALSTYLGVNAKGAASVAPAIKR is encoded by the coding sequence ATGAACAAAGCATCCACTTTGGCCATGGCAGCAGCACTGGTCTTGAGCGCCTTGCCCGCGCTGGCCCAAAAAACCGCCAGCCAGGGCATTGACGAATACCGCGCCATGTTGCAAGACGGCAACCCCGCCGAGCTGTTTGAGGCCAAAGGCGAAGACCTCTGGAAAAAAGCCCGCGGCCCCAAAAACGCCACGCTTGAAAAATGCGACTTGGGCAAAGGCCCCGGCGTGTTCAAGGGTGCCTTCGTAGAGTTGCCCAGATTCTTTGCCGATACCCAAAAGATGCAAGACCTCGAGTCGCGTCTGGTCACCTGCATGGAAACCCTGCAAGGCTTCAACGCCGCCGAAATCTCCAAGACCGCATTTGGTCGTGGCGAGATGGCCAATGTGACGGCCTTGGCCACCTGGATCGCCGCCGAGTCCAAAGGCCAAAAGTTCAACCTGTCGCAATCTCATGCCCAAGAAAAAACCTTCTACGAAGTGGGCAAACGCCTGTTCTTCCAGCGCGGTGGTACGCACGACTTTTCTTGCGCATCCTGCCACGGTGAAGAAGGTAAACGCATCCGCTTGCAAGACCTGCCCATCCTGACCAAGAACCCTGGCGACGGTGTCGGTTTTGCCGCCTGGCCTGCCTACCGCGTGTCCAACGGTCAGATGTGGAGCATGCAACTTCGCCTGAACGACTGCTACCGCCAGCAGCGCTTCCCTTATCCTGGTTTTGCCAGCGACGCCACGATCGCCCTGTCCACCTACTTGGGTGTGAATGCCAAGGGTGCAGCTTCCGTTGCCCCGGCCATCAAGCGCTGA